Genomic segment of Caldanaerobius polysaccharolyticus DSM 13641:
GTCCTTCAACTCGTTTACATCAATCCTCGCCCCTGATATCAGCTCGTCGATGTTTTTATGGGACAATTTACCGTAATCACCGAATTTGCTCACGTCAAAATACACATCGCCTCCAGCGACGTAAGCATACCCCCTGTCAATGAGCTTCTTTATAAATTCTATAATATTGTCTATATTCTCCGTCGCCCTGGGATGGTATGTGGCCCTTTTTATGCCCAGCGCCTCCGCATCGTCAAAGTATTCCTTAATAAACCTATCCCCCAGCTCCTTTACTGTAGTCCCCTCTTCATTGGCCCTTTTGATCATCTTATCGTCTATATCTGTAAAATTCTGAACGTAAGTAACCTTGTAGCCGCGGTACTCCAAATACCTTCTGACCACATCAAAAACCACAAATACCCTGGCATTGCCCACGTGAAAATAGTTATACACAGTAGGGCCGCAGACGTACATAGTCACCTCCCCAGGCCTTAATGGCACAAACTCTTCTTTTTGTCCCGTCATGGTATTATATAGCTTCATCGCTGCGCTTTCCTCCTTCCAGTTCACTTATTCGCTTTTCCAGCAATTCAATCCTGTGCCTCAAGTATTCGATTTCATGCTCCACAGGATCAGGCAATTTATTGTGCTCCAGATCCACCTCATTTTTTTTGACCTGCACACCGCATTTCCTCACGGCCTTTCCAGGCACGCCTACTACCGTTGAGTTAGGGGGAACCTCTTTTAAGACCACCGCACCCGCCCCTATTTTGGAGTTATCTCCCACTTTAAAAGGTCCCAGTACCTTAGCACCAGCGCCTATTACCACGTTATTCCCTATGGTGGGATGCCGCTTGCCTTTGTCTTTACCTGTCCCTCCTAATGTCACCCCTTGATATATGGTGCAATTGTCGCCTATCTCCGTGGTTTCCCCTATAACCACGCCCATACCGTGATCTATAAACAAACCCCTTCCTATTTTAGCTCCAGGGTGTATTTCAATACCTGTTATAAACCGGCTAAATTCAGAAATAAGCCTTGGCAATATAACCAGCCCTTTATTGTACAAAAAGTGAGCCAGCCTGTGAAGTATTATAGCGTGAAGCCCTGGATAGCACAATATCACTTCCAGTATGCTCTTAGCCGCAGGGTCTCTTTCAAAAACGGCCTTTATGTCCTCTTTAAGCTCATCTATAAACTTCATGCCTTAATTCCCCCCTTTTATAGCCCTTTTATAGCTAAAATTAAAGCCCGTCTCACCCCGAGACGGGTTTACCGCCGATTAAATTATACCACATCCTCTTAAAGCATATCAATAGAAGCCTTT
This window contains:
- the cysE gene encoding serine O-acetyltransferase encodes the protein MKFIDELKEDIKAVFERDPAAKSILEVILCYPGLHAIILHRLAHFLYNKGLVILPRLISEFSRFITGIEIHPGAKIGRGLFIDHGMGVVIGETTEIGDNCTIYQGVTLGGTGKDKGKRHPTIGNNVVIGAGAKVLGPFKVGDNSKIGAGAVVLKEVPPNSTVVGVPGKAVRKCGVQVKKNEVDLEHNKLPDPVEHEIEYLRHRIELLEKRISELEGGKRSDEAI